A segment of the Acidobacteriota bacterium genome:
TGTGAGTGGGCATCATGCGGCCCTTTCCCGGCCTGGGAAGAGGAGGTGGCTGGGAATGTGGGCGATCTCGGCGAGACGGGCCTCGATGCGAGCGGAGCGGGACTCCCCGGAGATGACCTGGGATAGTGTGGCCGGCGTGACCCCGAGTTCGGAGGCTAACAGTTTGGCGGTACCGTATTGGATGCGGATCGCCTGTTGGAGGTAGGCTTTGCGAGCTAGAGTGAATGGTAGCGGCAGGAAGAGGTGGTCCAAGCGGTCCTCCTAATGTGCTCCCGTTAGCGCGGGAGTCAACCTTAGTATAAGGCGGCGTTATGCCAAAGTCAAGCCCGGGGTCGTTGAGTGGTTATGAGTGGAGTCTTCAGGGGTTTGCTGAGCGATTGCGGCGGTTCCGGCTGTCCGTGGGCCGATCGATGCGGGAGTTGTCGGAGGACCTAGGGGACAAGAACAGTATTGCGATGGCCGAATCGGGCAGGAGCTTCCTGTCTCTTCCTGCACTGGCCCGGCTCTACGAGCTGTACGGCGTAAACCTCACCTGGTTGATTGCGGGCTATGGGCCTATGCGGGTGCAGCCGATCATCCATGGCCACGTGGACGAGACCCCCGCTGTCTATGAGCCTCAGTATCCCCTGGTGCGAATTCCCATTGTGTCCAGCTTCCTCGCTTTGGGCGAACCAGTCCCACAGGATCGCGAGCTCGTGGCGGATTGGGCTGAGATCATCAAGCCGCTGGTCCCGCATCCAGCGCACACGTATGGCCTGAAGGCGCGGGGGGATTCAATGGCTCCAGTGATTCAGGACCGATGGTTGGTGCTTGTGGATATCCACCCAGACGCGATCCGCCCATATGAGCAGCTCCAAGGGCGGCCTGTTGTGGTGCGTCTCCAAGAGGGAACCTCTGTGAAGTGGTTCGCCGCGCGAAAAGATGCATGGGTGATCCACGCGGAAAATGCACAGACCGGATTCAAGGACGTCCGCATCCCGCGACAGGTGGACCCGCCGGTCATCGGCCGAGTCATCTGGT
Coding sequences within it:
- a CDS encoding S24 family peptidase, translated to MAESGRSFLSLPALARLYELYGVNLTWLIAGYGPMRVQPIIHGHVDETPAVYEPQYPLVRIPIVSSFLALGEPVPQDRELVADWAEIIKPLVPHPAHTYGLKARGDSMAPVIQDRWLVLVDIHPDAIRPYEQLQGRPVVVRLQEGTSVKWFAARKDAWVIHAENAQTGFKDVRIPRQVDPPVIGRVIWWCPSV